The sequence below is a genomic window from Methanoculleus sp. 7T.
ACCTTGTTATGGGTTTCTTCTTCGGGGCATGCGCGGTGCTGCTCGCGCTGTTGGCATACGAAGTCTACTACTGGTGGCGCACATCGCCGCGATACCGGGTGGAAAAAGAGCAGGATGAGTGAGAGGAGTTGAAGTAGGGGGCGTCTGGAGTCTTTACCGTCGCCCCCTGGCAACTCCGGCTTCCGACGGTTTTCCGCTCCCTGCTTCAACTTTCGCCCCGCACTTTGGGCACCGCGTCTTCTTCGGGTTGATCTCTGCACCGCAACTGTAGCATTTCGGCATGGTACATCACCACAATAGGCCTGATCGGAGTGTGATACCTTAAGGCTATCCAATGGTGATCTGTTCTGGGATGCCGGCAGCGGCCGGAAGGGCCCCGGGCAGGTCGAAATGGATAAAACGGAGTTCTTTTCCGGCGAACACCGACCCAAAAGCGGCAGACCGTTTTCCCGCCCACCGGTGCGGATTTCCCTTCCCGCTATCTCATAGGTCGTACTCTCTTCGAGGCCCCAAACAGAGAATAGCGAACATCCCTCGCAGCTCAAGGCCGAGGGCTTGCTGCTGCGCCCCGAGAACTCCGGAATTGTAAAAATGTATCCATATCTGGCATATATAGATACCATTGTGTACTAAAACGATCATATGGACGATGAACTCATCCGCGCGCTCTCTTTCACAAAAGCATCGCGGTATCGCCGAAAAGTGTTGGAGTCCTTGGACTCCGCGATACTTACGCCGTCGGAGATCGCAAAAAACATAGATACCCGGCTAAACCACGTATCTATGTACCTAAAAGAACTCAAAGATGAGGGATTGGTCGTCTGCTTGAATGAAGAAGCGAAGAAAGGAAGGCTTTACCGGCTCACGGCATTGGGCGAACAAGTCTACGGAATCGTGAAGAGGGACATATAATGGAGAAGAAGAAAATTCTAGACACATCTTGGGATTTCAGGGAGGACGACACAAAGATCAGCAATCATGGTTTTCACTCCTACCCCGCGATGATGATTCCGCAGGTGGCGCGACGGCTCATCGAGACCTACGGCTCCGAGGCGGAGGTCCTCTGCGACCCGTTCATGGGGACCGGAACTTCCATCTTGGAGGCGAAACTGCACCCCAACTTCAGGGTTGCCTACGGCATCGATATCAACCCGCTGGCGAGGCTGGTCGCAAAAGTCAAGACCACCCCGATACCCTACGGCATACTCTCGCAGTTCGCCAACCTCGTCATGGACCGCTGCGACGAAGAGATCGCGAACATGAAGAAGGCGGATATCGATCTCCCGG
It includes:
- a CDS encoding winged helix-turn-helix domain-containing protein, which codes for MDDELIRALSFTKASRYRRKVLESLDSAILTPSEIAKNIDTRLNHVSMYLKELKDEGLVVCLNEEAKKGRLYRLTALGEQVYGIVKRDI